A portion of the Leptospira noumeaensis genome contains these proteins:
- a CDS encoding cytochrome c maturation protein CcmE encodes MNRKFLTLLFLIGLSLGGIAFFSSQETSYLLLDASELAANPTKYSDQNLRVRGFVRVGSLVREGKKAKFDLELNDQIIPVHFTGATLLPDAFKEGARARVDGKLDHGVLVASHVEAKCASKYEAGYAEEQ; translated from the coding sequence ATGAATCGTAAGTTTTTAACTCTTTTATTTCTCATCGGACTCTCTCTCGGAGGGATCGCTTTTTTCTCCTCCCAAGAAACCTCGTATCTACTTTTGGATGCGTCGGAACTGGCAGCAAATCCTACCAAATATTCTGATCAAAATCTTCGTGTACGAGGATTTGTTCGGGTAGGGAGCCTTGTCCGCGAAGGGAAAAAAGCAAAATTTGATTTGGAACTGAATGATCAAATCATCCCTGTCCATTTCACCGGAGCCACTCTTTTGCCAGATGCTTTTAAAGAAGGAGCTAGAGCCCGTGTGGATGGAAAGTTAGACCATGGGGTTCTTGTTGCGAGTCACGTGGAAGCAAAATGTGCCTCCAAATATGAAGCGGGATACGCTGAGGAACAATGA
- a CDS encoding cytochrome c-type biogenesis protein CcmH → MDITIPNNTPSSLFGSETSEFVLKKIQQKTKLQILKRSLFHLTLVGYCFLFPAVLFAQKTTTNLKEDGQIQTFLKVTEQIRCICLPSLPIQSCSFNMCAASSYLKTFIENRIKDGMKEEEIISKMENGFGDSVLQDPIVVMFQENGNQGMVDSIVYGFGPKILAQPDGTWINFTLFAIGVLGLFGIYKYGTKKKRHTFVTEKETKTENLKSTTDEIKNKIRKFEEES, encoded by the coding sequence ATGGATATTACAATTCCAAATAATACCCCGTCCAGTCTGTTTGGATCGGAAACATCCGAATTTGTTTTGAAGAAGATCCAACAAAAAACTAAGTTACAGATCTTAAAACGATCCCTATTCCATCTTACTTTGGTTGGATATTGTTTTTTGTTTCCGGCAGTACTATTCGCACAAAAAACTACCACCAATTTAAAAGAGGATGGGCAAATCCAAACCTTCTTAAAAGTGACGGAACAAATTCGTTGTATCTGTTTACCAAGTTTACCCATCCAATCATGTTCATTTAACATGTGTGCTGCGTCTAGTTATCTTAAAACCTTTATTGAAAATCGAATCAAAGATGGGATGAAGGAAGAGGAAATCATTTCTAAGATGGAGAACGGTTTTGGAGATTCTGTATTACAAGACCCCATTGTTGTGATGTTTCAGGAAAATGGAAACCAAGGAATGGTGGATTCCATTGTGTATGGATTTGGACCAAAAATTCTGGCGCAACCTGATGGAACCTGGATCAACTTTACTTTGTTTGCCATTGGAGTTCTTGGACTTTTTGGAATCTACAAATATGGAACCAAAAAAAAGAGACACACTTTCGTAACAGAGAAAGAAACCAAAACAGAAAATCTCAAATCCACAACAGACGAAATCAAAAACAAAATCCGTAAATTCGAAGAAGAATCTTAA
- a CDS encoding heme lyase CcmF/NrfE family subunit — MNNLGTILLAASLAILTFSALQTIYGIYKQERKAIELGRLALMTNPFVIVLTFTVLLTQLVRSDYSNYYVVMHSSEHLPLFYKMTSIWSGSSGSLLFWNLILSVFTFIVLWQTRKSIEDRIPMMNLILAVLSGFFSFLAVFYGDAQPFREFVPEAAAGRGLNPLLQHWAMIIHPPILYIGYVSISIPFAIAMSALVSGQLSEDWMKFIRKWTLFSWFFLGTGILLGSKWAYEELGWGGYWAWDPVENASLMPWLLTSAFVHSVVIQERRGMLKFWNMLLVILAFHFSLLGTWITRSGVLEGPHSFSKSTIGTPFIIYIIGSFLFFTGFVIYRRKHLTPERNLEAITSKEGSFLLNNFLLVLSTAAILLGVFSPLLYGKEFKAPWFNSWGVPAGIFLLLLMGAAPLLAWRKGAGAVFFSTLLKPFIAGLVGGGLYILFYSQNFTKPDSKYGDVLAEVYSVLTVTIGVFTISGIIQEYYRGIRARREEFTNENFFVAGYRMLLKNKRRYGGYLVHFSLVLIFIGYAGNAFKINTSVRFFYELQPPTSEEIVYQSIDKAMIGGYQIEASTLKLKPVLISGLGGEPNIQNVIVAQEGTYSIFRGTDKLSDLVTERRFYPQISHLTGDFETHIPTSEPAILSMAKEDFYIQLGAIETSDLKSENPDLPLMFMQYYFTPGSEMDKLKFFLNFPRQIVANLEVWVNPLVKLIWVGSLLYFLTGIFLLLPIGEKTKKAVG, encoded by the coding sequence ATGAACAATTTAGGAACCATCCTTCTCGCAGCCTCTCTAGCCATTTTAACTTTTTCCGCATTACAAACCATCTACGGAATCTATAAACAAGAACGAAAAGCGATCGAACTCGGTCGTTTGGCTCTAATGACAAATCCATTTGTCATTGTCCTCACCTTTACAGTTTTACTCACACAACTCGTAAGATCAGACTATAGCAACTATTATGTGGTCATGCATTCCAGCGAACACTTACCGCTATTTTACAAAATGACATCCATTTGGTCTGGATCGTCGGGAAGTTTGTTGTTTTGGAATTTGATTCTTAGCGTATTCACCTTCATTGTGTTATGGCAAACTCGTAAATCCATTGAAGATCGAATCCCCATGATGAATCTAATCCTCGCAGTTCTTTCTGGATTTTTTTCTTTCCTAGCTGTATTTTATGGAGATGCCCAACCGTTTCGTGAATTTGTTCCAGAAGCGGCAGCGGGTCGGGGGCTCAATCCCCTCCTCCAACACTGGGCGATGATCATTCATCCTCCGATCCTTTATATTGGTTATGTGAGTATCTCGATTCCTTTTGCCATTGCGATGTCTGCTCTTGTATCAGGACAACTCTCGGAAGATTGGATGAAGTTCATTCGTAAATGGACTTTGTTTTCTTGGTTTTTTCTCGGAACAGGGATTTTACTCGGATCAAAGTGGGCCTATGAAGAGTTAGGTTGGGGTGGGTATTGGGCTTGGGATCCAGTCGAAAATGCATCCCTTATGCCATGGCTTCTTACCAGTGCTTTTGTGCATTCTGTTGTGATCCAAGAACGTAGAGGGATGTTGAAGTTTTGGAACATGTTACTTGTGATCCTTGCATTCCATTTTAGTTTGCTTGGAACCTGGATCACACGTTCAGGAGTTTTGGAAGGACCACATAGTTTTTCCAAATCAACCATTGGAACTCCATTTATCATTTATATCATTGGTAGTTTTCTATTTTTTACAGGTTTTGTCATTTATCGAAGAAAACACCTAACACCAGAAAGGAACTTAGAAGCCATCACTTCCAAAGAAGGAAGTTTTCTTTTGAATAACTTTTTACTGGTTCTTTCGACCGCAGCCATATTGCTCGGTGTCTTTTCTCCTCTTTTGTATGGAAAAGAATTTAAAGCTCCATGGTTTAATTCCTGGGGTGTTCCTGCTGGGATTTTTCTTTTGCTTCTGATGGGAGCGGCACCACTACTTGCTTGGAGAAAGGGAGCAGGAGCAGTCTTTTTTTCCACCCTTCTCAAACCTTTTATCGCCGGACTTGTCGGCGGTGGACTCTACATTCTTTTTTATTCTCAAAACTTTACAAAACCAGATAGTAAGTATGGAGATGTTTTAGCCGAGGTCTATTCGGTTCTCACAGTCACCATTGGAGTATTTACCATTTCCGGGATCATCCAAGAATACTACCGAGGGATCAGAGCCCGCCGCGAAGAATTTACAAACGAAAATTTCTTTGTAGCTGGATACCGAATGTTACTCAAAAACAAACGGCGGTATGGCGGATACCTAGTGCATTTTTCACTAGTGCTTATCTTTATTGGATATGCAGGGAATGCATTTAAAATCAATACATCGGTTCGTTTCTTTTATGAACTCCAACCACCGACGTCTGAAGAAATTGTCTACCAGTCCATTGACAAAGCAATGATTGGTGGATACCAAATTGAAGCCTCCACTCTTAAACTAAAACCAGTATTGATATCGGGACTTGGTGGAGAGCCAAACATCCAAAACGTAATTGTTGCCCAGGAAGGAACTTATTCTATCTTTCGTGGGACTGACAAACTTTCCGATTTAGTCACTGAACGTAGATTTTATCCACAGATCTCTCACCTAACAGGAGATTTCGAAACACATATTCCCACTAGTGAACCTGCCATTCTTTCTATGGCCAAAGAAGATTTTTATATACAACTGGGTGCCATTGAAACTTCGGATCTAAAATCAGAGAATCCGGATCTTCCTTTGATGTTTATGCAGTATTACTTCACTCCAGGAAGTGAGATGGACAAACTCAAATTCTTTCTTAACTTTCCAAGACAAATCGTAGCCAACTTGGAAGTATGGGTGAACCCTCTTGTAAAACTGATTTGGGTAGGATCGTTACTTTATTTCTTAACTGGAATCTTTTTACTACTACCGATTGGCGAAAAGACAAAGAAGGCGGTTGGTTAA
- a CDS encoding YdcF family protein, translating to MDSIFFTLSKLGTILLYPLPVFFLLAFILILQTKSGHGKYKLFQIVLFLYLASNVYVANFLTQSLEKDYPPVSISSLPNSDVAIVLGGMIQTISAHPGRPELSDSADRLTDAVRIYKAGKVKKILFTGGSGLLFANTYREADLAKELFLDLGVPEKDLIWENNSRNTYENAVETKKILQEKKIESAILVTSAFHMKRAAGCFQKQEISFVPYPTDYRATNLSSGAFELYIPSAGFLEQTTMAIKEWVGYLVYRAKSYL from the coding sequence ATGGATTCAATATTTTTTACCCTTTCCAAACTTGGGACAATCCTACTCTATCCTCTACCTGTATTTTTTCTTTTAGCGTTCATTCTCATCTTACAAACCAAATCGGGACATGGAAAGTATAAACTATTTCAAATCGTTTTGTTTTTGTATTTGGCATCCAATGTTTATGTAGCAAACTTTTTAACCCAATCTCTGGAAAAAGATTATCCACCGGTTTCCATATCCAGTCTTCCTAATTCAGACGTAGCGATCGTGTTAGGTGGGATGATCCAAACTATTTCGGCTCATCCTGGAAGACCGGAACTTTCTGACTCAGCAGACAGACTAACAGACGCTGTGCGAATATACAAAGCAGGGAAAGTAAAAAAAATTCTATTTACTGGTGGGTCGGGACTTCTATTTGCAAATACATACCGTGAAGCAGACTTAGCCAAAGAATTGTTTTTGGATTTAGGAGTTCCGGAAAAAGACTTAATCTGGGAAAATAATTCGAGAAATACTTATGAGAATGCAGTAGAAACAAAAAAGATTCTCCAAGAAAAAAAGATAGAATCCGCAATCCTTGTGACTTCTGCCTTCCATATGAAACGTGCCGCCGGTTGTTTTCAGAAACAAGAGATCTCTTTTGTGCCCTATCCCACAGACTACCGTGCCACCAACTTAAGCTCAGGGGCCTTTGAACTTTACATTCCTTCGGCGGGATTTTTAGAACAAACGACGATGGCCATCAAAGAATGGGTAGGATACTTAGTATACCGCGCGAAATCCTATTTATAA
- a CDS encoding SIR2 family NAD-dependent protein deacylase, with amino-acid sequence MNLLTPDVIHRIRSARNILFLTGAGISSESGIPTFRGEGGYWKKFKAEDLATPEAFAKQPEVVWEWYDYRRKICSEAKPNEGHLTIANWQSFSKTVNLITQNVDGLHPRAGSKNLLEIHGNIYRAKCTVCREKYTLSEDGMNQSGLKFCPACESLLRPDIVWFGESYDNQLLTKAWEQSKEAQVVFVVGTSANVSVPANLALTAIRNRALGIEINPESTSLTPSIELHFAGEAGEILPEIFKEVFGESF; translated from the coding sequence ATGAATCTCCTCACTCCCGATGTGATCCATCGAATCCGTTCTGCTCGTAATATTTTGTTTCTGACAGGAGCTGGTATTTCTAGCGAAAGTGGAATCCCAACATTTCGCGGGGAAGGAGGGTATTGGAAAAAGTTCAAAGCAGAAGATCTCGCCACACCCGAAGCTTTTGCCAAACAACCCGAAGTGGTTTGGGAATGGTATGACTATCGGCGTAAGATTTGTTCAGAAGCCAAACCAAATGAAGGCCACCTAACTATAGCGAATTGGCAATCATTTTCAAAAACTGTAAATCTAATCACTCAAAATGTGGATGGACTCCATCCTCGGGCAGGAAGTAAAAATCTTTTGGAAATTCATGGCAATATTTATCGTGCGAAGTGTACGGTTTGTCGTGAAAAATATACTTTGAGTGAAGATGGGATGAACCAATCTGGACTAAAATTTTGTCCTGCTTGTGAATCACTATTAAGGCCAGACATAGTTTGGTTTGGGGAAAGTTATGACAATCAACTCCTCACGAAGGCCTGGGAACAAAGTAAAGAAGCTCAAGTTGTTTTTGTTGTGGGAACCAGTGCGAATGTATCGGTTCCAGCCAACTTAGCTTTAACTGCCATTCGTAACAGAGCTCTTGGGATCGAAATCAATCCAGAATCCACTTCCCTCACTCCTTCTATAGAACTTCATTTTGCTGGGGAAGCGGGAGAAATCCTTCCAGAAATTTTTAAGGAAGTGTTTGGAGAATCGTTTTAA
- a CDS encoding aminotransferase class I/II-fold pyridoxal phosphate-dependent enzyme: protein MANHWEEVQKKLDSIHEKQLFRETRNYEGIDFCSNDYMGMATNPSMLEFFQSKKDIYPFGSTAARLVRGNTKSMDKFESEFAHFVEGEAALLVSTGFTANFGLLDSIAAPDCYLFTDRLNHASILDGIRISGAHKKYYHHLDMNHLRSLLEKADIDDPERKKKRIVVTETLFSMDGDSPDLKTLLSLKREFGFVLVLDEAHAFGIYGANGKGLVFQDLSLSEIQSIDYRVYTLGKSLGLEGGIIVTKKIGRDHLVNVMRSFIFSTAPLPMVSELASHSLKLLSSMDKERENLCEMAETLKNSLKSNGFIITASTSHIVPLLLETEKEALFYAKTLQEKGLDVRAIRPPTVPSPRLRISLNAKLKLGDIQVLVETLVLVREKWISL from the coding sequence ATGGCCAATCATTGGGAAGAAGTCCAAAAAAAACTAGATTCCATCCATGAAAAACAATTGTTTCGGGAAACTCGTAATTACGAAGGAATTGATTTTTGTTCTAACGATTATATGGGTATGGCAACTAATCCCAGTATGTTGGAGTTTTTCCAATCAAAAAAGGATATTTATCCGTTTGGATCCACGGCCGCCCGTTTGGTTCGAGGAAATACCAAGTCAATGGACAAGTTTGAGTCAGAGTTTGCTCATTTTGTGGAAGGGGAGGCGGCACTTCTCGTTTCCACGGGGTTTACTGCGAATTTTGGCCTTTTGGATTCCATTGCTGCTCCCGACTGTTATCTGTTTACTGATCGTTTGAACCACGCATCCATTTTAGATGGGATTCGTATTTCTGGTGCACATAAAAAATATTATCATCATTTGGATATGAATCACCTTCGCAGTTTATTGGAAAAAGCAGATATAGATGATCCAGAACGTAAAAAAAAGCGAATTGTGGTGACGGAAACTTTATTTAGCATGGATGGCGATTCTCCTGATTTAAAAACCTTACTTTCCTTAAAGAGAGAATTTGGATTTGTTCTTGTTTTGGATGAAGCCCATGCCTTTGGGATTTATGGTGCGAATGGGAAGGGGCTTGTCTTTCAGGATTTAAGTCTATCAGAAATCCAGTCCATTGATTACCGAGTGTACACTTTAGGAAAGTCTCTGGGACTAGAAGGTGGAATCATTGTCACAAAAAAAATTGGCCGTGACCACTTAGTAAATGTAATGCGGTCATTTATTTTTTCTACGGCACCACTTCCTATGGTTTCGGAACTTGCTTCCCATTCTTTGAAACTCCTTAGTTCGATGGACAAAGAAAGAGAAAATTTATGCGAGATGGCTGAAACACTTAAAAATTCTTTGAAATCCAATGGATTTATCATCACTGCCTCTACTTCCCATATTGTTCCCCTATTGCTTGAAACAGAAAAAGAAGCCTTGTTTTATGCCAAAACCTTACAAGAAAAAGGATTGGATGTCCGTGCGATTCGTCCTCCCACAGTTCCAAGCCCTAGGTTACGAATCAGTTTGAACGCTAAGTTAAAGTTAGGTGATATTCAAGTTTTGGTAGAAACACTGGTTTTAGTTAGAGAGAAGTGGATTTCTCTCTAA